A window from gamma proteobacterium SS-5 encodes these proteins:
- a CDS encoding virulence RhuM family protein, protein MDASFPQGEFLVYEAENGRVKLEVRLRDETVWLTQADMADLFQTTQQNISQHILNIYEEGELEPGATYKKFLSVRQEGSRQVQRSLDFYNLDMIISVGYRVKSHVATRFRIWATQRLKEYIVKGFTMDDERLKNPDQPFDYFEELTRRIQDIRTSERRFYQKITDIYATSIDYDPTLTISIDFFKTVQNKMHWAITGQTAAEIIHSRASSDKPNMGLTNYRGVKVRKQDVTIAKNYLNEEELAALNNLVEQYLIFAEGQAMRRIPMHMQDWIAKLDAFLNINDREILTHAGKISHEMAKQLAEGEYEKFSRHRITKADQRGNDFDKLVKQLPTTDKK, encoded by the coding sequence ATGGACGCATCCTTTCCACAGGGTGAGTTTCTGGTCTACGAGGCCGAGAACGGTCGGGTGAAGCTGGAGGTCCGCTTGCGGGACGAGACCGTCTGGCTGACCCAGGCCGACATGGCGGACCTGTTTCAGACCACCCAGCAGAACATCAGCCAGCATATCCTGAATATCTATGAAGAGGGCGAACTGGAGCCGGGGGCAACTTACAAGAAATTCTTGTCAGTTCGTCAGGAGGGCAGCCGACAGGTGCAGAGGAGCCTGGATTTCTACAATCTGGACATGATCATCTCCGTCGGCTACCGGGTGAAAAGCCATGTCGCCACCCGCTTCCGCATCTGGGCGACTCAGCGACTCAAGGAATACATCGTCAAGGGCTTTACCATGGACGATGAACGGCTGAAGAACCCCGATCAACCCTTCGATTACTTCGAGGAGCTGACCCGCCGCATCCAGGATATCCGTACCTCGGAGCGGCGCTTTTACCAGAAGATTACCGATATCTACGCCACCAGCATCGACTACGACCCGACGCTGACCATCAGTATCGATTTCTTCAAGACGGTGCAGAACAAGATGCACTGGGCCATCACCGGCCAGACTGCCGCCGAGATCATCCACTCCCGCGCCAGCAGTGACAAGCCCAACATGGGGCTAACCAACTATCGCGGTGTGAAGGTGCGCAAACAGGATGTGACTATCGCCAAAAACTACCTGAACGAGGAAGAGCTGGCCGCCCTGAACAATCTGGTGGAGCAGTACCTGATTTTTGCCGAAGGCCAGGCCATGCGCCGGATTCCTATGCACATGCAGGATTGGATCGCCAAACTCGACGCCTTTTTAAACATCAACGACCGCGAGATTCTGACCCACGCCGGGAAAATCTCGCACGAGATGGCGAAGCAACTGGCGGAAGGTGAATATGAGAAATTCAGCCGCCACCGGATTACAAAAGCGGACCAGCGCGGCAATGACTTTGACAAGCTGGTGAAACAGTTGCCCACCACCGACAAGAAGTGA
- a CDS encoding leucine-rich repeat domain-containing protein translates to MDQDKSLIPKPETELTSSQPSTHPVISRMTEGLLAQARQTALQQARYRVGDYELREPDYRQIRIWAEANAMEPEELLAILAGSSLEPDEDTGDEFESIHFHLQDGALLSLVWDLDRLPRFPDRWVKGLRLLALGFVAKDKGVEREEMTLLPQAPALRRLVCIYRSRFPLTKLDLMGMPLLTELICLRTQIRELDLSPVPGLTELDCRGNQLRELDFSPVPELTTLNCGGNQLRKLNLSPVPGLTELYCYENQLSELDLSPVLNLVQLRCFGNQLNELDLSPVPRLTELSCGGGLIAIIFGAKAGLGNQLSELDLSPVPGLAKLRFDKPVGYTARFSVVGLSDSVSANRLDAQCFSPEAVFYEDWLLKHANCDRLSLLLASTVKGRQQAEAETGTTDYCSIKHITGREIVGASKAYPAAGAPTARKDDLLLAITGATIGKIGIVNRYDNLVFSGDMLRLRANGSINPHYLLLTLDHHLGQVQFNRWITGSTNGHLAPRDVGRVLVPRLAPEQEEQIAALVAESLEKRQESEHLLDQAKSRVEQLIEEAVRT, encoded by the coding sequence ATGGATCAAGACAAAAGCCTCATCCCCAAACCCGAAACCGAGCTGACCAGCAGCCAGCCCAGCACCCACCCGGTCATCAGCCGCATGACCGAGGGCCTGCTGGCCCAGGCCCGACAAACGGCCTTGCAGCAGGCGAGGTATCGCGTAGGCGATTATGAATTGCGCGAGCCGGATTATCGGCAGATCAGGATTTGGGCTGAGGCCAATGCTATGGAGCCGGAGGAGTTGTTGGCAATTTTGGCTGGTAGCAGTCTGGAGCCTGATGAAGATACGGGCGATGAGTTTGAGTCTATCCATTTCCACCTGCAAGACGGTGCCCTGCTCAGTCTGGTGTGGGACCTTGATCGTCTGCCCCGCTTTCCCGACCGCTGGGTCAAGGGGCTGCGCTTGTTGGCCTTGGGGTTCGTAGCAAAGGATAAAGGCGTTGAACGCGAAGAAATGACGCTGTTGCCCCAGGCGCCCGCCTTGCGGAGACTGGTCTGCATTTATCGGAGTCGCTTTCCACTGACCAAGCTAGATCTCATGGGTATGCCACTACTGACTGAATTGATTTGTCTTAGGACACAAATCCGCGAACTGGACCTATCGCCGGTGCCGGGACTGACTGAGCTGGATTGCAGGGGCAACCAACTGCGCGAACTGGACTTCTCGCCGGTGCCGGAGCTGACCACGCTGAATTGCGGGGGCAACCAGCTCAGAAAACTGAACCTGTCGCCGGTGCCGGGGCTGACCGAGCTGTATTGCTATGAAAACCAACTCAGCGAACTGGACCTGTCGCCAGTGCTGAATCTGGTTCAGCTGCGTTGTTTTGGGAACCAACTTAACGAACTGGACCTGTCGCCGGTGCCGAGGTTGACCGAGCTGTCGTGCGGGGGCGGCTTAATAGCGATCATCTTTGGTGCTAAAGCTGGCTTGGGCAACCAACTCAGCGAACTGGACCTGTCGCCGGTGCCGGGGCTGGCCAAGCTGCGTTTTGACAAACCCGTGGGCTACACGGCGCGGTTTAGTGTCGTCGGGCTGTCTGACAGCGTCAGTGCCAACCGCCTTGACGCCCAGTGCTTCTCGCCCGAGGCGGTATTCTATGAAGACTGGCTGCTGAAACATGCAAACTGCGACCGGCTGAGTCTTTTGCTTGCCAGTACAGTAAAAGGCCGCCAACAAGCGGAAGCCGAAACGGGCACAACAGACTATTGCAGCATCAAGCACATCACCGGTCGCGAAATTGTCGGAGCTTCCAAGGCATATCCTGCTGCCGGAGCTCCAACCGCCAGGAAAGACGATCTGCTGCTGGCGATTACCGGCGCGACCATCGGCAAGATCGGCATCGTCAACCGCTACGACAACCTCGTTTTTTCGGGTGACATGTTGCGGCTCCGGGCCAATGGTTCGATCAATCCCCACTATCTCCTGCTGACCCTGGATCACCACCTCGGCCAGGTTCAATTCAACCGCTGGATCACCGGCTCAACCAACGGCCATCTTGCCCCACGCGATGTTGGCCGGGTTCTGGTCCCGCGCCTTGCTCCTGAACAAGAAGAACAAATCGCTGCGCTGGTGGCTGAGTCTCTTGAAAAGCGGCAGGAGTCAGAACACCTCCTCGACCAGGCCAAATCCCGCGTCGAGCAACTCATCGAGGAGGCGGTGCGGACATGA